One region of Mangifera indica cultivar Alphonso chromosome 3, CATAS_Mindica_2.1, whole genome shotgun sequence genomic DNA includes:
- the LOC123212116 gene encoding RNA pseudouridine synthase 3, mitochondrial isoform X3: protein MEGPNKDDSKIEQDGQMKPMKRIKPNEVMEVGVRIFMPVSVLENRISKRFDTIPSGTLYPNADEINYLQRLVKYKDSSILVLNKPPKLPVKGNLPVHNSMDALAAAALSYDYDEGPKLVHRLDRESSGLLLMGRSKESISLLNWLFSDLNKGKSSCKAWNIACEAMYQRYWALVIGSPKEKQGLIHAPLSKVLLDDGKTERIILAQHTGLEASQEAITEYRVLGPTINGCSWIELRPLTGRKHQLRVHCAEALGTPIVGDYKYGWFVHRRWKQMPRIDIEPMTGMPYKLRRPEGLDVQKGSVLSKVPLLHLHSRELVLPNISKFLDVLNKKSENVDSELSSKPDLLRFVASMPSHMKISWNLMSSYLV from the exons ATGGAAGGTCCAAATAAGGATGATTCTAAAATTGAACAGGATGGACAAATGAAACCCATGAAAAGG ATTAAGCCTAATGAGGTGATGGAAGTGGGGGTGAGAATCTTTATGCCTGTGTCGGTTTTGGAGAATAGGATTTCAAAGAGATTCGACACTATACCAAGTGGAACGTTATATCCGAATGCTGATGAGATAAATTATTTGCAAAGACTAGTGAAGTACAAG GACTCTTctatacttgttctaaataAGCCCCCAAAATTGCCAGTCAAG GGTAATCTGCCTGTTCATAACAGCATGGATGCATTGGCTGCTGCAGCTTTGTCGTATGATTATGATGAGGGTCCTAAGTTG gtACATCGTCTTGATAGAGAGTCCAGTGGCCTACTTCTGATGGGGAGAAGTAAAGAAAgcatttctcttttaaattgGTTGTTCAGTGACCTGAATAAAGGAAAATCGTCATGTAAG gCTTGGAATATTGCCTGTGAAGCAATGTATCAACGGTATTGGGCATTAGTCATTGGATCTCCCAAGGAAAAGCAAGGGTTAATTCATGCTCCTCTTTCAAAG GTGCTTCTTGATGATGGTAAGACTGAAAGAATCATACTGGCTCAGCACACAGGTCTCGAGGCTTCCCAAGAAGCCATAACTGAATACCGAGTTCTTGGTCCTACGATTAATGGATGTTCATGGATTGAGTTGCGTCCACTTACTGGTCGGAAACATCAG CTCCGTGTCCATTGTGCTGAAGCCCTCGGTACTCCTATTGTTGGTGACTATAAGTATGGTTGGTTTGTGCACCGGAGATGGAAGCAGATGCCTCGTATTGATATCGAGCCTATGACTGGTATGCCATACAAGTTGCGAAGGCCAGAAGGTTTAGACGTTCAGAAGGGAAGTGTCTTATCCAAGGTCCCCTTGCTACATCTGCATTCCCGAGAGCTTGTTCTTCCTAATATCTCAAAATTCCTGGATGTTCTGAATAAGAAATCAGAAAATGTGGACTCCGAGCTGAGCTCAAAGCCAGATCTCCTTCGCTTTGTTGCATCGATGCCCTCACACATGAAAATTAGTTGGAATTTAATGTCCTCCTATTTAGTGTAA
- the LOC123212116 gene encoding RNA pseudouridine synthase 3, mitochondrial isoform X1 → MKMWKKQTKSVLLLLRRHYSRISPPHPVVVRVTKNNVAHLGPPKPGPKPRQLLSLPPFPGDNLPGKNWGQQDHVTAISWVKYYFDEVQDSIIQAHFNQGLVQMEGPNKDDSKIEQDGQMKPMKRIKPNEVMEVGVRIFMPVSVLENRISKRFDTIPSGTLYPNADEINYLQRLVKYKDSSILVLNKPPKLPVKGNLPVHNSMDALAAAALSYDYDEGPKLVHRLDRESSGLLLMGRSKESISLLNWLFSDLNKGKSSCKAWNIACEAMYQRYWALVIGSPKEKQGLIHAPLSKVLLDDGKTERIILAQHTGLEASQEAITEYRVLGPTINGCSWIELRPLTGRKHQLRVHCAEALGTPIVGDYKYGWFVHRRWKQMPRIDIEPMTGMPYKLRRPEGLDVQKGSVLSKVPLLHLHSRELVLPNISKFLDVLNKKSENVDSELSSKPDLLRFVASMPSHMKISWNLMSSYLV, encoded by the exons ATGAAAATGTGGAAGAAGCAAACCAAATCTGTATTGCTTTTGTTACGACGACACTACTCAAGGATCTCTCCGCCGCACCCGGTGGTGGTACGCGTTACCAAAAATAACGTAGCCCACCTGGGCCCACCGAAGCCGGGTCCAAAGCCACGGCAGCTGCTGTCTTTGCCTCCTTTTCCAGGGGATAATCTCCCGGGAAAGAATTGGGGGCAGCAGGATCACGTGACCGCCATCAGTTGGGTCAAGTATTACTTTGATGAAGTTCAAGATTCCATAATTCAGGCTCATTTCAACCAGGGTCTT GTTCAAATGGAAGGTCCAAATAAGGATGATTCTAAAATTGAACAGGATGGACAAATGAAACCCATGAAAAGG ATTAAGCCTAATGAGGTGATGGAAGTGGGGGTGAGAATCTTTATGCCTGTGTCGGTTTTGGAGAATAGGATTTCAAAGAGATTCGACACTATACCAAGTGGAACGTTATATCCGAATGCTGATGAGATAAATTATTTGCAAAGACTAGTGAAGTACAAG GACTCTTctatacttgttctaaataAGCCCCCAAAATTGCCAGTCAAG GGTAATCTGCCTGTTCATAACAGCATGGATGCATTGGCTGCTGCAGCTTTGTCGTATGATTATGATGAGGGTCCTAAGTTG gtACATCGTCTTGATAGAGAGTCCAGTGGCCTACTTCTGATGGGGAGAAGTAAAGAAAgcatttctcttttaaattgGTTGTTCAGTGACCTGAATAAAGGAAAATCGTCATGTAAG gCTTGGAATATTGCCTGTGAAGCAATGTATCAACGGTATTGGGCATTAGTCATTGGATCTCCCAAGGAAAAGCAAGGGTTAATTCATGCTCCTCTTTCAAAG GTGCTTCTTGATGATGGTAAGACTGAAAGAATCATACTGGCTCAGCACACAGGTCTCGAGGCTTCCCAAGAAGCCATAACTGAATACCGAGTTCTTGGTCCTACGATTAATGGATGTTCATGGATTGAGTTGCGTCCACTTACTGGTCGGAAACATCAG CTCCGTGTCCATTGTGCTGAAGCCCTCGGTACTCCTATTGTTGGTGACTATAAGTATGGTTGGTTTGTGCACCGGAGATGGAAGCAGATGCCTCGTATTGATATCGAGCCTATGACTGGTATGCCATACAAGTTGCGAAGGCCAGAAGGTTTAGACGTTCAGAAGGGAAGTGTCTTATCCAAGGTCCCCTTGCTACATCTGCATTCCCGAGAGCTTGTTCTTCCTAATATCTCAAAATTCCTGGATGTTCTGAATAAGAAATCAGAAAATGTGGACTCCGAGCTGAGCTCAAAGCCAGATCTCCTTCGCTTTGTTGCATCGATGCCCTCACACATGAAAATTAGTTGGAATTTAATGTCCTCCTATTTAGTGTAA
- the LOC123212116 gene encoding RNA pseudouridine synthase 3, mitochondrial isoform X2: MKMWKKQTKSVLLLLRRHYSRISPPHPVVVRVTKNNVAHLGPPKPGPKPRQLLSLPPFPGDNLPGKNWGQQDHVTAISWVKYYFDEVQDSIIQAHFNQGLVQMEGPNKDDSKIEQDGQMKPMKRIKPNEVMEVGVRIFMPVSVLENRISKRFDTIPSGTLYPNADEINYLQRLVKYKDSSILVLNKPPKLPVKGNLPVHNSMDALAAAALSYDYDEGPKLVHRLDRESSGLLLMGRSKESISLLNWLFSDLNKGKSSCKAWNIACEAMYQRYWALVIGSPKEKQGLIHAPLSKVLLDDGKTERIILAQHTGLEASQEAITEYRVLGPTINGCSWIELRPLTGRKHQEGAGMKLPFLVASSMECNLCICSNFLFKNVT; the protein is encoded by the exons ATGAAAATGTGGAAGAAGCAAACCAAATCTGTATTGCTTTTGTTACGACGACACTACTCAAGGATCTCTCCGCCGCACCCGGTGGTGGTACGCGTTACCAAAAATAACGTAGCCCACCTGGGCCCACCGAAGCCGGGTCCAAAGCCACGGCAGCTGCTGTCTTTGCCTCCTTTTCCAGGGGATAATCTCCCGGGAAAGAATTGGGGGCAGCAGGATCACGTGACCGCCATCAGTTGGGTCAAGTATTACTTTGATGAAGTTCAAGATTCCATAATTCAGGCTCATTTCAACCAGGGTCTT GTTCAAATGGAAGGTCCAAATAAGGATGATTCTAAAATTGAACAGGATGGACAAATGAAACCCATGAAAAGG ATTAAGCCTAATGAGGTGATGGAAGTGGGGGTGAGAATCTTTATGCCTGTGTCGGTTTTGGAGAATAGGATTTCAAAGAGATTCGACACTATACCAAGTGGAACGTTATATCCGAATGCTGATGAGATAAATTATTTGCAAAGACTAGTGAAGTACAAG GACTCTTctatacttgttctaaataAGCCCCCAAAATTGCCAGTCAAG GGTAATCTGCCTGTTCATAACAGCATGGATGCATTGGCTGCTGCAGCTTTGTCGTATGATTATGATGAGGGTCCTAAGTTG gtACATCGTCTTGATAGAGAGTCCAGTGGCCTACTTCTGATGGGGAGAAGTAAAGAAAgcatttctcttttaaattgGTTGTTCAGTGACCTGAATAAAGGAAAATCGTCATGTAAG gCTTGGAATATTGCCTGTGAAGCAATGTATCAACGGTATTGGGCATTAGTCATTGGATCTCCCAAGGAAAAGCAAGGGTTAATTCATGCTCCTCTTTCAAAG GTGCTTCTTGATGATGGTAAGACTGAAAGAATCATACTGGCTCAGCACACAGGTCTCGAGGCTTCCCAAGAAGCCATAACTGAATACCGAGTTCTTGGTCCTACGATTAATGGATGTTCATGGATTGAGTTGCGTCCACTTACTGGTCGGAAACATCAG GAAGGAGCAGGCATGAAATTACCTTTCCTGGTAGCATCTTCAATGGAATGTAACCTGTGCATCTGTAGTAATTTCTTGTTCAAGAATGTGACTTAA
- the LOC123210228 gene encoding probable mitochondrial adenine nucleotide transporter BTL1, with protein sequence MSKLDCFEPTIISLSLSPMSQRSPSLPSEKKKYKAGVFGDVYGIMMLPKELELEKEVVASPLELRFQLPDFRTAIQNVVKTREVGEFLSGALAGAMTKVVLAPLETIRTRMVVGVGSKNISGSFFEIIEQQGWQGLWAGNAINTLRIVPTQAIELGTFECVKRAMTSAQEKWGKEECPKVQIGHVTLNFSLNWISPIAVAGAAAGVVSTLVCHPLEVLKDRLTVSRDVYPHFSVAISKIYKDGGVGAFYAGLLPTLIGMLPYSTCYYFMYETMKNSYCRSKKKKTLNRPEMLLLGAFSGLTASTISFPLEVARKRLMVGALQGKCPPHMAAALSEVIREQGLMGLYRGWGASCLKVMPSSGITWMFYEAWKDILLSEKVFL encoded by the exons ATGTCCAAACTTGATTGTTTTGAACCAACAATAATATCTCTTTCACTCTCACCCATGTCCCAACGATCCCCGTCTCTTCCA TCAGAGAAGAAGAAGTACAAAGCTGGGGTTTTTGGTGACGTTTATGGTATAATGATGTTGCCTaaagagcttgagctcgagAAAGAAGTTGTGGCGTCTCCTTTGGAGCTTCGTTTTCAGCTTCCCGATTTCAGGACTGCCATTCag AATGTTGTGAAGACAAGAGAAGTAGGAGAGTTTCTCAGTGGCGCTTTAGCAGGGGCAATGACTAAAGTTGTTCTTGCTCCTCTCGAGACCATCAG GACAAGGATGGTAGTGGGTGTTGGATCCAAAAATATTTCTGGTAGTTTCTTTGAGATCATTGAACAGCAGGGTTGGCAAGGATTGTGGGCTGGCAATGCAATCAATACGCTTCGAATAGTTCCTACCCAGGCAATTGAACTTGGAACATTTGAGTGTGTAAAGCGAGCAATGACATCAGCACAAGAGAAATGGGGTAAAGAGGAATGCCCAAAGGTGCAAATTGGTCATGTCACTCTAAACTTTTCTCTCAACTGGATATCTCCGATTGCTGTGGCTGGTGCAGCTGCAGGAGTTGTTAGTACACTTGTGTGCCATCCTCTTGAAGTTTTGAAG GATCGATTGACTGTGAGTCGTGACGTATATCCTCATTTCAGTGTTGCAATCAGCAAGATTTACAAGGATGGTGGGGTCGGTGCTTTTTATGCTGGTCTTTTACCTACGTTGATTGGTATGCTCCCATATAGCACATGTTACTATTTCATGTATGAGACAATGAAGAACTCGTACTGCcgatcaaagaagaaaaagacattAAATCGACCAGAGATGCTCCTTCTTGGAGCTTTTTCAG GTTTGACAGCTAGCACCATCAGCTTTCCATTAGAGGTTGCCAGAAAGCGGCTGATGGTAGGAGCTTTGCAGGGTAAATGTCCTCCTCACATGGCAGCTGCACTTTCTGAAGTCATTCGGGAGCAGGGTTTGATGGGCCTATATAGGGGATGGGGTGCAAGCTGTTTAAAAGTCATGCCATCATCTGGGATAACCTGGATGTTTTATGAAGCTTGGAAAGACATTCTACTTTCCGAGAAAGTTTTCCTATGA
- the LOC123212327 gene encoding chaperone protein dnaJ A6, chloroplastic-like, giving the protein MAIVPCGSTSVAQWGICPQFMIRSYMPTRASASHSRLSCLASPSSSLFSRDSFSLSSYLGSSQTSHRRRGARFVVRADADYYSVLGVSKNASKSEIKSAYRKLARNYHPDVNKEPGAEQKFKEISNAYEVLSDDEKRSLYDRYGEAGLKGAGMGMGDFSNPFDLFESLFEGMGGMGGMGGMGGRASRSRAVDGQDEYYSLVIDFKEAIFGVEKEIEVTRLENCGTCDGSGAKPGTKPSKCTTCGGQGQVVSSARTPLGVFQQVMTCSSCNGTGEVFTPCNTCSGDGRVRRTKRISLKVPAGVDSGSRLRVRGEGNAGRRGGSPGDLFVVIDVIPDPVLKRDDTNILYTCKVSYIDAILGTTIKVPTVDGMVDLKIPAGTQPNTTLVMARKGVPVLNKSNMRGDQLVRVQVEIPKRLSSEERELIEELADLSKGKTVSRR; this is encoded by the exons ATGGCCATTGTACCTTGTGGTAGTACATCGGTTGCTCAATGGGGTATTTGTCCTCAGTTTATGATAAGGTCCTATATGCCAACCAGGGCATCAGCATCCCATTCTAG GTTAAGTTGTCTAGCATCTCCAAGTTCAAGCTTATTTTCACGTGATTCCTTTTCATTATCATCTTATTTGGGGTCATCTCAAACTTCACATCGCCGTAGAGGAGCAAGATTTGTTGTTAGAGCTGATGCA GATTACTATTCAGTCCTGGGGGTGTCAAAAAATGCCAGTAAATCTGAAATAAAAAGTG cCTATCGGAAGCTTGCTAGGAATTACCACCCAGATGTGAACAA AGAACCTGGTGCAGAACAGAAATTCAAGGAAATAAGCAATGCATATGAG GTCTTGTCAGATGATGAAAAACGATCCTTATATGACAGGTATGGAGAGGCTGGACTTAAAGGTGCTGGTATGGGCATGGGG GATTTCAGCAATCcttttgatttgtttgagtCACTTTTTGAGGGCATGGGTGGTATGGGCGGAATGGGTGGCATGGGGGGCAGGGCCTCCAGGAGCAGAGCAGTTGATGGACAGGATGAATATTACAGCCTTGTCATAGATTTTAAGGAAGCAATTTTTGGAGTTGAAAAAGAGATTGAGGTAACACGCCTTGAGAATTGTGGGACTTGTGATGGTTCAGGTGCAAAACCAGGGACAAAGCCATCTAAATGTACTACCTGTGGTGGGCAAGGGCAAGTTGTCTCATCAGCAAGGACTCCTTTAGGGGTCTTTCAGCAGGTAATGACCTGCTCTTCGTGTAATGGGACTGGGGAAGTGTTTACTCCATGCAACACATGTTCTGGCGATGGACGTGTGAGGCGAACCAAACGGATCAGTCTGAAAGTTCCAGCTGGTGTGGACAGTGGTAGCCGTTTAAGGGTCCGCGGTGAAGGGAATGCTGGAAGAAGAGGTGGATCTCCTGGTGACCTCTTTGTTGTTATTGATGTTATTCCAGACCCTGTACTAAAACGTGATGACACCAACATTCTTTACACCTGCAAAGTTTCATATATAGATGCCATTTTGGGGACTACAATCAAGGTCCCAACAGTGGATGGCATGGTTGATTTGAAGATCCCAGCTGGGACGCAGCCGAATACAACTCTTGTTATGGCAAGGAAAGGGGTTCCAGTACTAAATAAAAGCAACATGAGAGGAGATCAGTTGGTACGCGTGCAAGTTGAAATCCCAAAAAGATTGAGCAGTGAAGAGAGAGAGCTTATTGAGGAGCTTGCTGATCTAAGCAAGGGAAAGACAGTGAGCAGGAGATAG